One region of Dryobates pubescens isolate bDryPub1 chromosome 20, bDryPub1.pri, whole genome shotgun sequence genomic DNA includes:
- the LOC104307700 gene encoding myosin-1B isoform X2, whose product MSTDAEMAIFGEAAPYLRKSEKERIAAQNKPFDAKTSVFVVHAKESFVKGTVQSKEGGKVTVKTEGGETLTVKEDQIFPMNPPKYDKIEDMAMMTHLHEPAVLYNLKERYAAWMIYTYSGLFCVTVNPYKWLPVYNPEVVLAYRGKKRQEAPPHIFSISDNAYQFMLTDRENQSILITGESGAGKTVNTKRVIQYFATIAASGEKKKEEQTSGKMQGTLEDQIISANPLLEAFGNAKTVRNDNSSRFGKFIRIHFGATGKLASADIETYLLEKSRVTFQLKAERSYHIFYQIMSNKKPELIDMLLITTNPYDYQFVSQGEITVASINDQEELMATDSAIDILGFAADEKTAIYKLTGAVMHYGNLKFKQKQREEQAEPDGTEVADKAAYLMGLNSADLLKALCYPRVKVGNEYVTKGQTVQQVNNSVGALAKAVYEKMFLWMVVRINQQLDTKQPRQYFIGVLDIAGFEIFDFNSLEQLCINFTNEKLQQFFNHHMFVLEQEEYKKEGIEWEFIDFGMDLAACIELIEKPMGIFSILEEECMFPKATDTSFKNKLYDQHLGKSNNFQKPKPGKGKAEAHFSLVHYAGTVDYNITGWLEKNKDPLNETVIGLYQKSSVKTLALLFASAEASGGGGGGGGKKGGKKKGSSFQTVSALFRENLNKLMTNLRSTHPHFVRCIIPNETKTPGAMEHELVLHQLRCNGVLEGIRICRKGFPSRVLYADFKQRYKVLNASAIPEGQFIDSKKASEKLLGSIDVDHTQYKFGHTKVFFKAGLIGLLEEMRDEKLAQLITRTQAMCRGFLARVEYQRMVERRESIFCIQYNVRAFMNVKHWPWMKLFFKIKPLLKSAESEKEMANMKEEFEKTKEELSKSEAKRKELEEKMVSLMKEKNDLQLQVQSEADALADAEERCDQLIKNKIQLEAKIKEVTERAEDEEEINAELTAKKRKLEDECSELKKDIDDLELTLAKVEKEKHATENKVKNLTEEMAALDETIAKLTKEKKALQEAHQQTLDDLQAEEDKVNTLTKAKIKLEQQVDDLEGSLEQEKKLRMDLERAKRKLEGDLKMNQDSIMDLENDKQQLEEKLKKKDFEISQIQGKIEDEQALGMQFQKKIKELQARIEELEEEIEAERTSRAKAEKHRADLSRELEEISERLEEAGGATSAQIEMNKKREAEFQKMRRDLEEATLQHEATAAALRKKHADSTAELGEQIDNLQRVKQKLEKEKSELKMEIDDLASNMESVSKAKANLEKMCRTLEDQLSEIKTKEEEHQRMINDLNAQRARLQTESGEYSRQVEEKDALVSQLSRGKQAFTQQIEELKRHLEEEIKAKNALAHALQSARHDCDLLREQYEEEQEAKGELQRALSKANSEVAQWRTKYETDAIQRTEELEEAKKKLAQRLQDAEEHVEAVNAKCASLEKTKQRLQNEVEDLMIDVERSNAACAALDKKQRNFDKILAEWKQKYEETQAELESSQKESRSLSTELFKMKNAYEESLGHLETLKRENKNLQQEISELTEQIAEGTKAIHELEKVKKQIEQEKSELQAALEEAEASLEHEEGKILHLQLELNQVKAEIDRKIAEKDEEIDQLKRNHHRVVDSMQSTLDAEIRSRNEALRLKKKMEGDLNEMEIQLSHANRVAAEAQKNLRNTQGVLKDTQIHLDDALRTQEDLKEQVAMVERRANLLQAEIEELRAALEQTERSRKLAEQELIDATERVQLLHTQNTSLINTKKKLETDIAQIQGEMEDTIQEARNAEEKAKKAITDAAMMAEELKKEQDTSAHLERMKKNLDQTVKDLQHRLDEAEQLALKGGRKQIQKLEARVRELEGEVDAEQKRSAEAVKGVRKYERRVKELTYQSEEDRKNILRLQDLVDKLQMKVKSYKRQSEEAEELSNVNLSKFRKIQHELEEAEERADIAESQVNKLRAKSREFHSTKIAEEE is encoded by the exons ATGTCGACAGACGCCGAGATGGCCATCTTTGGGGAGGCTGCTCCCTACCTCCGCAAGTCAGAGAAGGAGAGAATTGCAGCCCAGAATAAGCCCTTTGATGCCAAGACATCTGTCTTCGTGGTGCATGCAAAGGAATCCTTTGTGAAAGGGACAGTCCAGagcaaggaaggagggaaggtcACCGTCAAGACTGAAGGTGGAGAG ACTCTGACCGTGAAGGAAGATCAAATCTTCCCCATGAACCCTCCCAAGTACGATAAGATCGAGGACATGGCCATGATGACCCACCTGCACGAGCCCGCGGTGCTGTACAACCTCAAAGAGCGTTATGCAGCCTGGATGATCTAC ACCTACTCGGGTCTCTTCTGTGTCACTGTCAACCCCTACAAGTGGCTGCCGGTGTACAACCCGGAGGTGGTGCTGGCCTACCGAGGCAAGAAGCGCCAGGAGGCTCCTCCACACATCTTCTCCATCTCTGACAATGCCTATCAGTTCATGCTGACTG ATCGGGAGAACCAGTCCATCCTGATCAC TGGAGAATCCGGTGCGGGCAAGACTGTGAACACCAAGCGTGTCATCCAGTACTTTGCAACAATTGCAGCCagtggggagaagaagaaggaggagcagACATCAGGCAAGATGCAG GGCACGCTTGAGGATCAAATCATCAGCGCCAACCCCTTGCTGGAGGCCTTTGGCAACGCCAAGACCGTGAGGAACGACAACTCCTCTCGCTTT GGCAAATTCATCAGAATCCACTTTGGGGCCACAGGCAAACTGGCTTCTGCTGACATTGAAACTT atctgctggagaagtcCAGAGTCACTTTCCAGCTCAAGGCAGAAAGAAGCTACCACATATTCTATCAGATCATGTCCAACAAGAAGCCAGAGCTAATCG ACATGCTCCTTATCACCACCAACCCATATGACTATCAGTTTGTGAGTCAGGGTGAGATCACCGTTGCCAGCATTAATGACCAGGAGGAGCTGATGGCTACAGAT AGTGCCATTGACATCCTGGGCTTTGCCGCTGATGAGAAGACAGCCATCTACAAGCTGACAGGGGCTGTCATGCACTACGGGAACCTGAAGTTCAAGCAGAAGCAGcgtgaggagcaggcagagcctgatGGCACAGAAG TTGCTGACAAGGCTGCCTACCTGATGGGTCTGAACTCAGCAGACCTGCTCAAGGCCCTATGCTACCCTCGAGTCAAGGTTGGGAATGAGTATGTGACCAAAGGTCAAACGGTGCAGCAG GTGAACAATTCAGTTGGTGCGCTGGCAAAGGCTGTCTATGAGAAGATGTTCCTGTGGATGGTTGTTCGCATCAACCAGCAGCTGGACACCAAGCAGCCCAGGCAGTACTTCATTGGTGTGCTGGACATTGCTGGCTTTGAGATCTTTGAT TTCAACAGCCTGGAGCAGTTGTGCATCAACTTCACCAACGAGAAACTGCAACAGTTCTTCAACCACCACATGTtcgtgctggagcaggaggagtaCAAGAAGGAAGGCATTGAGTGGGAGTTCATTGACTTTGGCATGGACCTGGCTGCCTGCATTGAGCTCATTGAGAAG CCCATGGGCATCTTCTCCATCCTGGAAGAGGAGTGCATGTTCCCCAAGGCAACTGACACCTCTTTCAAGAACAAGCTCTACGACCAGCATCTGGGCAAGTCCAACAACTTCCAGAAGCCTAAACCTGGCAAAGGCAAGGCTGAGGCTCACTTCTCCCTGGTGCACTATGCTGGCACTGTGGACTACAACATCACTGGCTGGCTGGAGAAGAACAAGGACCCTCTGAATGAAACTGTCATTGGGTTGTACCAGAAATCCTCTGTGAAGACGCTGGCCTTGCTCTTTGCCTCTGCTG AGgctagtggtggtggtggaggtggtggtggcaaGAAAGGCGGCAAGAAGAAGGGTTCCTCTTTCCAGACTGTCTCAGCTCTTTTCCGG GAGAACCTGAACAAGCTGATGACCAACCTACGGAGCACTCACCCCCACTTCGTCCGTTGCATCAtcccaaatgaaacaaaaacccCTG GTGCCATGGAGCACGAGCTGGTGCTGCACCAGCTGCGCTGTAACGGCGTGCTGGAAGGGATCCGCATCTGCAGGAAGGGATTCCCCAGCAGAGTCCTCTATGCTGACTTCAAACAGAG GTACAAGGTGCTGAATGCCAGTGCCATCCCAGAGGGACAGTTCATTGACAGCAAGAAGGCTTCTGAGAAGCTTCTTGGGTCAATTGATGTGGACCACACCCAGTACAAATTTGGCCACACCAAG GTGTTCTTCAAAGCTGGGCTGATAGGGCTCCTGGAGGAGAtgagggatgagaagctggcaCAGCTCATCACCCGCACACAGGCCATGTGCAGAGGCTTCCTGGCAAGAGTGGAGTACCAGAGAATGGTGGAGAGAAG GGAGTCCATCTTCTGCATCCAGTACAACGTTAGGGCCTTCATGAACGTCAAGCACTGGCCCTGGATGAAGCTCTTCTTCAAGATCAAGCCCTTGCTGAAGAGTGCAGAGTCTGAGAAGGAGATGGCCAACATGAAGGAGGAGTTTGAGAAAACCAAGGAAGAGCTCTCAAAGTCTGAGGCcaagaggaaggagctggaggagaaaatgGTTTCTTTGATGAAGGAGAAAAATGACCTGCAGCTGCAAGTGCAATCT GAAGCTGATGCTTTGGCTGATGCTGAGGAGAGGTGCGACCAGCTCATCAAAAACAAAATCCAGCTGGAAGCCAAAATTAAAGAGGTGACTGAAAgggctgaggatgaggaggaaattaaTGCTGAGCTGACAGCCAAGAAGAGAAAACTGGAGGATGAATGCTCAGAGCTGAAGAAAGATATTGATGACCTGGAATTAACACTGGCCAAggtggagaaggaaaagcatgCCACTGAGAACAAG GTGAAAAACCTGACAGAGGAGATGGCAGCTCTGGACGAGACCATTGCCAAGCtgacaaaagagaagaaagctctCCAAGAGGCTCATCAGCAGACACTGGAtgacctgcaggcagaggaggacaaagTCAACACTCTGACCAAAGCTAAAATCAAGCTGGAGCAGCAAGTGGATGAT ctggaagggtccctggaGCAAGAGAAGAAACTGCGCATGGACCTGGAGAGAGCCAAGAGGAAACTGGAAGGAGACCTGAAGATGAACCAGGATTCCATCATGGATCTGGAAAATgataagcagcagctggaggagaaacTGAAGAA GAAAGACTTTGAGATCAGCCAGATCCAGGGCAAGATCGAGGATGAGCAAGCCCTGGGCATGCAGTTCCAGAAGAAGatcaaggagctgcag GCTcgcattgaggagctggaggaggaaattGAGGCCGAGCGAACCTCTCGGGCAAAAGCAGAGAAGCATCGAGCTGACCTCTCCcgggagctggaggagatcaGTGAGCGCCtggaagaggcaggaggagctaCATCAGCTCAGATTGAGATGAACAAGAAGCGTGAGGCAGAGTTCCAGAAGATGCGTCGTGACCTGGAGGAGGCCACGCTGCAGCACGAGGCCACAGCTGCCGCCCTGCGGAAGAAGCACGCGGACAGCACCGCTGAGCTCGGGGAGCAGATCGACAACCTGCAGAGGGTGaagcagaagctggagaaggagaagagtgaGCTGAAGATGGAGATTGACGACCTGGCCAGCAACATGGAGTCTGTCTCCAAAGCCAAG GCAAACCTGGAGAAGATGTGCCGCACCCTGGAAGATCAGCTGAGCGAGATCAAGACGAAGGAAGAAGAACATCAGCGCATGATCAATGACCTCAATGCTCAGAGAGCTCGCCTGCAGACAGAGTCAG GTGAATATTCACGCCaggtggaggagaaggatgCTTTGGTTTCTCAGCTGTCAAGAGGCAAGCAGGCATTCACCCAGCAGATTGAGGAACTCAAGAGGCACCTGGAGGAAGAGATCAAG GCCAAGAACGCCCTGGCCCACGCCCTGCAGTCTGCTCGCCACGACTGCGACTTGCTCCGGGAACAatatgaggaggagcaggaggccaaGGGGGAGCTGCAGCGAGCCCTGTCCAAGGCCAACAGTGAAGTGGCTCAGTGGAGAACCAAATACGAGACGGACGCCATTCAGCGCacggaggagctggaggaggccaa GAAGAAGCTGGCTCAGCGCCTGCAGGATGCAGAGGAACATGTTGAAGCTGTCAATGCCAAATGTGCCTCTCTGGAAAAGacaaagcagaggctgcagaatgaAGTGGAGGACCTGATGATTGATGTGGAGAGATCAaatgctgcctgtgcagctctggacaAGAAGCAGAGAAACTTTGACAAG ATCCTGGCAGAATGGAAACAGAAGTATGAGGAAacacaggctgagctggaatCCTCCCAGAAGGAGTCTCGCTctctcagcacagagctgttcaAGATGAAGAATGCCTATGAGGAGTCCTTGGGCCACCTGGAAACGCTCAAGCGGGAGAACAAGAACTTGCAGC AGGAGATTTCTGAACTGACGGAGCAGATTGCAGAAGGAACAAAGGCAATTCATGAGCTGGAGAAGGTCAAGAAGCAGATTGAGCAGGAGAAATCTGaactccaggctgctctggaggaagctGAG GCCTCCCTGGAACATGAAGAGGGGAAGATTCTGCACCTCCAGCTTGAGCTCAACCAGGTGAAGGCTGAGATTGACAGGAAAATAGCAGAGAAAGATGAGGAGATTGACCAGCTGAAGAGAAACCACCACCGAGTGGTGGACTCCATGCAGAGCACCCTGGATGCTGAGATCAGGAGCAGGAATGAAGCCCTGAGGCTGAAGAAGAAGATGGAAGGAGACTTGAATGAAATGGAGATCCAGCTGAGCCATGCcaacagagtggctgcagaggcaCAGAAGAACCTGAGGAACACACAGGGGGTGCTCAAG GATACCCAGATCCACCTGGATGATGCTCTCAGGACTCAGGAGGACCTGAAGGAGCAGGTGGCCATGGTGGAGCGCAGAGcaaacctgctgcaggctgaaatTGAGGAGCTTcgggcagccctggagcaaacAGAGAGGTCGAGGAAAttggctgagcaggagctgataGATGCAACTGAGAGAGTTCAGCTTCTCCACACTCAG AACACCAGCTTGATCAACACCAAGAAGAAGCTGGAAACAGACAttgcccaaatccagggagaaATGGAGGATACCATCCAGGAAGCCAGAAACGCTGAAGagaaggccaagaaggccatcaCTGAT GCAGCCATGAtggcagaagagctgaagaAGGAGCAGGATACCAGTGCCCACCTGGAGAGGATGAAGAAGAACCTGGACCAGACAGTGAAGGACCTGCAGCACCGTCTGGatgaggctgagcagctggccCTGAAGGGAGGCAGGAAGCAAATCCAGAAGCTGGAGGCCAGA GTGCGAGAGCTGGAAGGGGAGGTGGATGCTGAGCAGAAGCGCAGCGCTGAAGCTGTGAAGGGTGTGCGCAAGTACGAGAGGAGGGTGAAGGAGCTGACCTACCAG TCTGAGGAAGACAGGAAGAATATTCTGAGGCTCCAGGATCTGGTGGACAAGCTGCAGATGAAGGTCAAATCCTACAAGAGACAATCTGAGGAGGCT GAGGAGCTGTCCAATGTCAACCTCTCCAAGTTCCGCAAGATCCAGCACGAGCTGGAGGAAGCCGAGGAGAGAGCTGACATTGCAGAGTCGCAGGTCAACAAGCTCCGGGCCAAGAGCCGCGAGTTCCACAGCACGAAGATAGCAGAGGAGGAGTGA